A window of the Blattabacterium cuenoti genome harbors these coding sequences:
- the secY gene encoding preprotein translocase subunit SecY gives MDNFITSFYNIWNVKELRKKIIITLGLLLVYRFGAYIPLPGINPLGISDFLEKLNSGSKGLMQILSSFTGGAFNRASILALGIMPYISASIIIQLMCIIIPYLQRLQRDGESGRKQISFITRWLTVGICLIQAPVYLISLTHQFIPFYSSKTAYLIDLNTFYGKSMFWIIGIIILTSGTLFTMWLGDKITDKGIGNGISLIIMSGIIARFPDAINKEIFSKLEIGNGGLIVLFLEFLFWLLVILFSVIIIQAVRKIPVQYVSHYKSLGLDSQLIHQKHQYIPLKMTAAGVMPIIFSQAIMLFPLTFSDYIKNIKIKNFFHLFQDIYGLWYNLTIFILVIIFTFFYTAIAIPVNQMADDLKRNGGHIPRIKPGKETAEYIDYILSKITLPGAVLLGIIAILPSMVFRMGFTQNFALFYGGTSLLIVVGVILDISQQVNIHLLNYHYDGLMMMKYRSNRYIK, from the coding sequence ATGGATAATTTTATAACATCTTTTTATAATATTTGGAATGTAAAAGAATTGCGGAAAAAAATAATAATTACTTTAGGTTTATTATTAGTATATCGTTTTGGTGCTTATATTCCTCTTCCAGGCATTAATCCTTTAGGTATTAGCGATTTTTTAGAAAAATTAAATTCAGGTTCTAAGGGATTAATGCAAATTTTATCCTCTTTTACAGGAGGAGCTTTTAATCGTGCATCTATTCTGGCTTTGGGGATTATGCCTTATATATCCGCTTCTATTATAATACAATTGATGTGCATAATTATTCCTTATTTACAAAGATTGCAAAGAGATGGAGAAAGTGGGAGAAAACAAATTAGTTTTATCACTAGATGGTTAACTGTAGGAATATGCTTGATTCAAGCTCCTGTATATCTTATTTCTTTAACTCATCAATTTATTCCTTTTTATTCTTCCAAAACTGCCTATTTAATTGATTTAAATACTTTTTATGGAAAAAGTATGTTTTGGATTATAGGAATAATAATTTTAACTTCAGGAACTTTATTTACCATGTGGTTGGGAGATAAAATAACGGATAAAGGAATAGGTAATGGAATTTCTCTAATTATTATGTCTGGAATAATTGCACGTTTCCCAGATGCTATTAACAAAGAAATTTTTAGTAAATTAGAAATAGGTAATGGAGGGTTAATCGTTTTATTTCTTGAGTTTTTATTCTGGTTATTAGTTATTTTATTTTCTGTTATCATTATTCAAGCTGTTAGGAAAATTCCAGTACAATACGTTTCTCATTACAAATCTTTAGGATTGGATTCTCAATTAATTCATCAAAAACATCAGTATATTCCACTCAAAATGACAGCAGCTGGAGTAATGCCTATCATATTTTCTCAAGCTATTATGTTATTTCCATTAACTTTTTCTGATTATATAAAAAACATTAAGATTAAAAATTTCTTTCATCTTTTTCAAGATATTTATGGATTATGGTATAATTTAACTATTTTTATATTAGTTATAATTTTTACTTTTTTTTATACAGCTATTGCAATTCCAGTGAATCAAATGGCTGATGATTTAAAAAGAAATGGAGGGCATATACCTAGAATTAAACCTGGAAAAGAAACCGCTGAATATATAGATTATATTTTATCAAAAATAACATTACCTGGAGCTGTTTTATTGGGAATAATTGCTATACTTCCATCTATGGTTTTTCGTATGGGATTTACCCAAAATTTTGCATTATTTTATGGAGGGACTTCATTATTAATTGTAGTAGGAGTAATTTTAGATATTTCGCAACAAGTTAATATACATCTATTAAATTATCATTATGATGGATTAATGATGATGAAATATCGTAGTAATAGATATATCAAATAA
- the rplE gene encoding 50S ribosomal protein L5, whose translation MSYQAKLQKLYKEKIVPDLMKKFRYSSVMEVPKLKKIVVHQGVGSSILDKKIIDYSMNEITDITGQKAIFCYSKHDESGFKLRKGMPIGVKVTLRRIKMYEFLERLIVVSLPRVRDFNGVKESSFDNHGNYNMGIIEQVIYPEINIDKIKKNMGMNITFVTSAKKNEEAKSLLSLFGIPFKKNKNG comes from the coding sequence ATGAGTTATCAAGCTAAATTACAAAAACTTTATAAAGAAAAAATAGTTCCTGATTTGATGAAAAAATTTAGATATAGTTCTGTTATGGAAGTACCCAAGTTAAAAAAAATAGTAGTTCATCAAGGAGTTGGTTCATCTATTTTAGATAAAAAAATCATAGATTATTCTATGAATGAAATAACAGATATAACGGGACAAAAAGCCATTTTTTGTTATTCTAAACATGATGAATCCGGATTTAAACTTAGAAAAGGAATGCCTATAGGAGTAAAAGTAACATTAAGAAGAATAAAAATGTACGAATTTTTAGAAAGACTTATTGTTGTTTCTTTACCTAGGGTAAGAGATTTCAATGGTGTGAAAGAAAGTAGTTTTGATAATCATGGAAATTATAATATGGGAATTATAGAACAAGTAATTTATCCTGAAATAAATATTGATAAAATTAAAAAAAATATGGGAATGAATATTACATTCGTAACTTCTGCAAAAAAAAATGAGGAAGCTAAAAGTCTTTTATCTTTATTTGGAATACCTTTTAAAAAAAATAAAAATGGCTAA
- the rpsH gene encoding 30S ribosomal protein S8 — protein MDVIADFLTRIRNASLAKHKLIEAPYSKIRKEIVCVLLEGGYILDYRIEKNKKIIKIALKYYKKKISVIQKIIRISKPGLRKYCKYKNIPRVLNGLGIAIISTSSGILTDKQARKKKVGGEILCYVF, from the coding sequence ATGGATGTAATTGCGGACTTTTTAACTAGAATTCGAAATGCTAGTTTAGCGAAACATAAGCTTATCGAAGCTCCATATTCTAAAATAAGAAAAGAAATTGTTTGTGTTTTATTAGAAGGTGGATATATTTTAGATTATAGAATAGAAAAAAATAAAAAAATAATTAAAATAGCTTTAAAGTATTATAAAAAAAAAATATCTGTTATCCAAAAAATTATTAGAATCAGTAAGCCAGGATTAAGAAAATATTGTAAATATAAAAATATACCCAGAGTATTAAATGGATTAGGTATTGCTATAATTTCTACTTCTAGTGGAATTCTTACGGATAAACAGGCAAGAAAGAAAAAAGTAGGAGGAGAAATATTATGTTATGTATTTTGA
- the rplN gene encoding 50S ribosomal protein L14 encodes MLQQESRCKVSDNTGAKEVLIIRVLGGTKKRYASLGDTVVVTVKIAISGGSTVKKGQVCKAIVIRTKNRTRRKDGSYISFDDNACVLINASGEIMGTRVFGPVARELREKEYMKIISLAQEVL; translated from the coding sequence ATGTTACAACAAGAATCTAGGTGTAAAGTATCGGATAACACAGGAGCTAAAGAAGTTTTAATTATTAGAGTTTTGGGAGGTACTAAAAAAAGATATGCTTCGTTGGGGGATACAGTAGTAGTTACTGTGAAAATAGCTATTTCTGGAGGAAGTACTGTTAAGAAGGGACAAGTTTGTAAAGCTATAGTAATTAGAACAAAAAATAGAACCAGAAGAAAAGATGGATCTTACATAAGTTTTGATGATAATGCTTGCGTATTAATTAATGCCTCTGGAGAAATAATGGGAACAAGAGTTTTTGGTCCAGTAGCAAGAGAGCTTAGAGAAAAGGAATATATGAAAATTATTTCTTTAGCACAAGAAGTTTTGTAA
- the rplF gene encoding 50S ribosomal protein L6, with product MSRIGKKPIFIPKDVSVQIISNEILVKGSLGNLSEKIPKGFQFDLNQNKLLIIRNQEDKKSKSLHGLYHILIKNMIIGVSKGFQKRLELIGVGYRVSYSGDILDLNLGFSHNIMMQLPKEINIEIQSEKGKNPVIILKSHDKQLLGIIAAKIRSFRVPEPYKGKGIRYFGEKVRRKAGKSA from the coding sequence ATGTCTAGAATTGGGAAAAAACCTATTTTCATTCCTAAAGATGTAAGTGTACAAATTATTAGTAATGAAATATTAGTAAAAGGGTCTTTAGGAAATTTAAGTGAAAAAATTCCAAAAGGATTTCAATTTGATTTGAATCAAAATAAATTATTAATTATTAGAAATCAAGAAGATAAAAAGTCTAAATCTTTACATGGGTTATATCATATTTTAATCAAAAATATGATTATAGGAGTTTCAAAAGGATTTCAAAAAAGATTGGAGTTAATAGGAGTTGGATATAGGGTTTCTTATAGTGGAGACATTTTAGATTTAAATTTAGGTTTTTCTCATAATATTATGATGCAACTTCCTAAAGAGATTAATATAGAAATACAATCTGAAAAAGGTAAAAATCCTGTTATTATTTTAAAATCTCATGATAAACAATTATTAGGAATAATTGCTGCAAAAATTAGATCTTTCAGAGTTCCGGAACCTTATAAAGGAAAAGGAATAAGATATTTTGGTGAAAAAGTTAGAAGAAAAGCAGGAAAATCCGCTTAA
- the rpsE gene encoding 30S ribosomal protein S5 translates to MSERKIKHTGLELKEKLVGVTRVCKVTKGRRYFSFSAIVIKGNENGIVGYGFGKSKEAPDAIHKAGEQAKRNLCKVCVSNGTIPHEQEAKYGGAHILIKPASDGTGIIAGGPLRAVLEAAGLRNVLSKSKGSSNHHNVIKATIKALSNMRDVHIIAKQRGITTKKVYDG, encoded by the coding sequence ATGTCTGAAAGGAAAATAAAACATACAGGATTAGAGTTAAAAGAAAAATTAGTTGGAGTAACAAGAGTGTGCAAAGTTACTAAAGGAAGGAGATATTTCAGTTTTAGCGCTATTGTTATTAAAGGAAATGAAAATGGGATAGTAGGTTATGGTTTCGGAAAATCTAAAGAAGCTCCTGATGCTATTCATAAAGCCGGAGAACAAGCAAAAAGAAATCTTTGTAAAGTATGTGTCTCCAATGGAACTATACCTCATGAACAAGAGGCTAAATATGGAGGAGCTCATATTCTTATTAAACCAGCTTCTGACGGAACAGGAATTATTGCAGGAGGCCCTCTAAGAGCAGTTCTTGAAGCTGCAGGATTGAGAAATGTTTTATCTAAATCTAAAGGATCCTCTAATCATCATAATGTCATAAAAGCAACGATAAAAGCATTAAGCAATATGAGAGATGTTCATATTATAGCAAAACAGAGAGGAATTACTACAAAAAAAGTATACGATGGATAA
- the rplR gene encoding 50S ribosomal protein L18, protein MKNKKFKKIFGDSNRPRVSVFRSNKEIYAQIIDDLSGKTLVSSSSTEKEFYKYKKNKTELAYEVGKLLGNRAKKLKIKKLVFDKGKYLYHGRIKSLSEGIREIGLEF, encoded by the coding sequence ATGAAAAATAAAAAATTTAAAAAAATTTTTGGAGATTCTAATAGGCCTAGAGTTTCCGTTTTCAGAAGTAATAAAGAAATATATGCACAAATAATAGATGATTTATCCGGAAAAACTTTGGTTTCATCTTCTTCAACAGAAAAAGAATTCTATAAATATAAAAAAAACAAAACAGAATTAGCTTATGAAGTTGGTAAATTGTTAGGAAATAGAGCAAAAAAATTGAAAATAAAAAAATTAGTATTTGATAAAGGAAAATATTTGTATCATGGAAGAATTAAATCTTTATCTGAGGGGATTAGAGAAATAGGATTAGAATTTTAA
- the rplX gene encoding 50S ribosomal protein L24: MKKIKKEDKVFVLSGNHKGSEGIIVKVFYKKNKAIIRGINMIKRHTKPTPKQPKGGIVEKEAPIHLSNLKKIE, translated from the coding sequence ATGAAAAAAATAAAAAAAGAAGATAAAGTATTTGTTTTATCAGGGAATCATAAAGGAAGTGAAGGGATAATTGTAAAAGTTTTTTATAAAAAAAATAAAGCTATTATACGTGGAATAAATATGATTAAAAGACATACTAAACCTACTCCAAAACAACCTAAAGGTGGAATTGTAGAAAAAGAAGCTCCCATACATTTATCTAATTTGAAAAAAATTGAATAA
- the rpsN gene encoding 30S ribosomal protein S14, translated as MAKESVKARQRKREKMVLKYASKRKALKKAGNYELLQKLPRDASPVRLRNRCSITGRCRGYMRKFGISRIVFRNLVSQGLIPGVKKASW; from the coding sequence ATGGCTAAAGAATCTGTTAAAGCTAGACAAAGAAAAAGAGAAAAAATGGTTTTAAAATATGCAAGTAAAAGAAAAGCCTTAAAAAAAGCTGGAAATTATGAATTATTACAAAAATTACCAAGAGATGCTTCTCCTGTTCGTTTAAGAAATAGATGTTCTATTACTGGTCGGTGTAGAGGATATATGCGTAAATTTGGAATATCTCGTATTGTTTTTAGGAATTTAGTTTCTCAAGGACTTATTCCTGGAGTAAAAAAAGCAAGTTGGTAG